A stretch of DNA from Scomber scombrus chromosome 9, fScoSco1.1, whole genome shotgun sequence:
TGTGACTTAGAAAAAACCCCACCTTTAATAACTACTGTTAAAATACATTGGTCATACTCTGATAACGTTTTCATCCTATTCTTTCTAAACTGATACTCTATAGTATATCTTCTATGAAGTGTACTGAGATGTCTATGACTCACACtcattacagtgtgtgtgtgtgtgtgtgtgtgtgtgtgtgtgtgtgtgtgtgtgtgtgtgtgtgtgtgtgtccgtgtgtgtgtgtgtgagtatgagtATAGATACCTGCACACACGAgtacttacacacacatgcacacagacacacatcgTATTGCTCAGTGGCCCATGAGGCATTTACAAATGATTGTGTGTACATAATtgaatttattaaaaacaaaaaacaaacataataacaGTTCATAACATCTTATCTTGTTGTTATGTCTTCCATAATGTGTTACAATCTTCTAAATACTAATTTGAactgtaatatttaatttagaCTTTTAAATCAGAACTTCCTCTAAAGATTGTTAATGTCATGCTCCTCACTTActtcaactgaaaaaaaatagcTCGATCCCAATTCCTAACATTACTTTCAGTCTAGCTATTCAACAAAAGGATCTTAACAGTTAGAAAGTGGCGTCATCTGGACTGGGAATCCACTAAATGACTACTAAATATGCTGAGTATTGATGACTGTGTAGCAACAGTCAAGCAATGGGATTTATCCTTTGAACTACATATAGACTAACTGTGTTGGCGTATGTGGGACAAGGTGCACACAATACATCATTATAGTGAAAATGGAGCTGAGGTCATTGTCTCACTGGTATCGGTTATGCACAGTTAATTAACTTTATCTCTTCTATATCGTTGGTCCCTGATTACCTACAAAACCATGTGTTTTACTTAATTCATGGTGATCTTTGTGTTGAAATATTATATGTCACTGTAACAATATACTGACTGGGatttttcttccaaaagatTTGTTATGGATAGTTAAGGAGTGTTAGTACTTATTTAACATATCCACTAATTATGTATAATATAGGAATAAACAATTGTATGCTGATCAGCTCCATAATCTTAACTCTGATTTAGATGTATTGTGATGTACTGTCAGAAATGCCACTTTTAACAATGCCAACAGCATGCATTACTATAGATCATATGGTTTTGTAGACTGACTTATGCACAGGGAGAAATGGAAACACAAAAGTTTCCCAAAATGTGTCAAGTAGCCTTTGAAACATAAAGTTAACAAGTAAATAGCAAAGGTCAGGGGTGTTAGGTTTAATATGTGTGATATATCCGCCTTGAAAGCGTTACATCACTTAACCGCTTCTGCTTTTCATAACAGGGAAGTGAGGGGATGGTTCGCTGCAACCTCCTGACCAGCAGAGTTTACAGACCACTACTGGGAAGGGTGGCTTTATATTTTGTTGACGTGATGTTTGTTTGGGCTTTTCTCCCATGTGACATGGACTTTTGGAAATAAATGTATCTGTGTATAAAGTACCCTccactaacaaaaaaaaaacaacaacccccccacccccctcccaaaTCTTACAGTCTTTACAGGATTGTCTTGTCAGCACTTGTCATTTTATGTAGTTTATACATAggataatataacactgtgtaaatGTATGACTGTATATAttccagagagaaaaaaaacagcatgcagCTTGTCCTAGTTTAAATTCTATCACTTTACAGCGTGTCCTGTCCTGTTGGCACCTGAAAAAGTGTGGAACCCTTGATAATGAGGTGATACATTAGAAGTTGTTTTTCCTGATATGATACATTTCATCAAAGTGATCTCATCATGATGTTGAATTTATTTAGTTTAGGGGAAAATGAGACATAAGAAACAAAAACTATACATATGACTCAGAGGATATAACACACGTGTGCCATATCGTCTTGCAGAAAATTGGAACTGGACATATTTTTCAAACTGATGCTTTGTTGAGGTGAAGAGTTTCCACCGAAAACCACACTCTCACCTTACTGGTTagaaagagacataaaaactacaatttgaGAAGCTGGTGACATTTCAACCTGTTGTTTCTCGGTCAAATAGAAACAATTATTGAGACTATTGTTCACAAATAGTATGCAGTGTTGGTGTGTACTGGATACAGTTAAGGTGCTACAttttacctaaccctaaccctaaccctaaccctcctggTATCTCCAAGCTTACATTTTTGTTATCTTCAGAGTCACTTTGACCCCAGCAATTTAAACCTCCAGAAAATGTTTCTAATTAGAATTGTTGCCCAAGTTTATGTGTGaggtgttttatgtttttttgactGCTTAAATAGGAGGCATTTATCTACAGTCATGTGGGGTAATTGCTGAACCCACTTGTCCCATACATGTCATGCTCTCACTGGCTCTGCTTTGTTTCTCTGTCAAGCATAAGACACAAGAGAAAACATACAATGTGTATAGAGACATGGTGGCTGGAAACATTGCCCCTCCAGTGTCAGCATTCCAAAGACTTATTGCTGCTTTGTCTTTTGACTTGTACAGAGAAATAGTTTAGAAGGCTGCTGTGCAAGTTTTTATGTTTGCTCCTCCCCTACATCGTGTCAGCTATCAATGTCCTCGCGGGAGCCATATTTCCCCATGCTGTGGGGGtgcagggaaaataaataaataaatcaaagttcTCGTGGGAATTATGTTTTCCCTTCCCCCATGTCGTGTGAACTTTCAGCAGTTCTTGCATTACTACAGGTATGGTTATGTTGGGTTAGGGCCCTAAAGCAGAGGgacattttttgaaaattaaaaaattgtaCGTTATAGTGACCACAATAgcaaccaaaacaaatgtgtgtaaaatgtttatatgtCTTATGTGTTTTATACAGTTCAGACAGCTTGGGCCCCTCAAATTGACCCCAAAGAACACTGATGCATACAAAATGCGTACAAGACACTGAAAACATATCATGTTAATCTTATGTTTACTCAGTTTTCAACATTAAATTAGGAACAGTCATTAAATACAAGACAAAAAATCAtgtcaattatttatttagagaCATTAACATTACATTGGATGGGGTCAAACCCCAAGATAATAGGACGGTTGCTGACAGATATAATTGTTTCAGTTGTATTGATACAAGGATAGTTACAGATTACGaccacacttaaaaaaaatacaataataaaatagaaaataaaagcaatataaaagtatataaataGACATATTTTCTTAATATTTGAGACTTTTTgagtttctctttcttctgttaTTCCCGATTTCTGTAGTGCTGACGTTtatgtttgttctttttgttgtcCTTGTTCCTCTTCAGTCTGTGATGAAATCCAAATAATCAGGAAATTAGTCTGAAATCAATCTTAATTTCCAGTTACAGTAAATGAATATGCAAGCAAAATACACACAGGCaagaaaacatacatatacTTATTTAGCACTGTTCAAAACGTAAGTTAAAATCTGGTCTACATCATGTAAGCTCTGTGAGTGATGTTGTCATGAAGGTAACATCTTAAAACAGTACTTAATCTGTTCAAAATCAGTCAGTATACTAATGTGCtggttacagaaaaaaaatcatatgtaCATGAGTGAATCTCTCGTGGTTATTATTCTCTGCATAGATATGATCCCTGAAGCAGATATCATTTTAGTGATGCTTCAAATAATCTTTCACCAACAATACAGACCACAGGAAGCAGTGTAACCAAGGTGTAGACCCCAAAGGTGATTAAATCAAAACAAGGCTTGTTTGGTCAGTCAAATGGAAAGATAAACCAAAGGCGAAGGCAGGCAACCATGTACAGAAGGCTAAGGCTTTGAGGCACAacagaaaatcagaaaactATGACTGCTATGTGCAGGCAGGAAGAGAATGAACTTGCAAAAGGCAGGAACACACTGAGGGCATCGGGTGAGCGGGAGAAGAGAAATGAACGCTCAGTCGAGAGGCACTGACCTGAAGTGGCTCCACTCACTCCATTGTGAGTCACAAAGAGCATCCTTAGCTCGGACGCAGACAGTCTTAGCTTTGCGCTTGACCTCAAAGCTACAAATGTCTGTAGAGTGGACTGTCAAGGtctaagacatttttttaaattaaaaaagatatGTCATTAAAATTATGCAACATCTACCTTCTCCTTACTATATTGAACAAGCAGGAATTTTGCGTTAGTTATTTCTTTTCTCCATAAAATTCACACGACAGTTATTAGCTGCTCTTACCTTTATGGCTTTTGAGTCAGTGCATGGGTTGCCACACCTTTTGCATCCCCTCCTGAGTTGTGTAATCTGGAAAGTAAGGGGGAAGTAGGAGTAGGGACTGCTCCAGGAGCTTGGGTAAGTCCATTTTATCATTGTTGCATTGATTTTACTGATTTCCACCTTGTCAGGTTTCACTATTGAGGGTGAAAGCAAAAGATAGagcaagaagaaaataaagacatacaTGAGAACATACTACCGCTTTAACAAAACTCACACATTGAGCTGTTTACAGCTGGTGTCTCACCTATCGCTGACAGGTGAAAGTGTTTAGAGTAGTTCTCCACCAGGAAAAGCTCTGTCTTCACATAGACAGTGATGTGGATTTGCTGGCTCTCCTCAGCGTAGGGGCAATGCTGCTCATCCAGGCAGGAGATCTGGTTACCTGTCCTGTCCACTGAACAGCTGAAGTTTCTGTGACTGGAAGAGCACGTCCAGTGCTGACCACTCGTATCCACAGAACACTGGGTGTCACCGTCTTCCAAGCTACAGAAGCAAAATATATATCATCAACTGTATAATTTTTATATGAAATCGAGTCACAAGACGTGACCATGATccttaaatgacaaaaaaacgtttcttttcctttcataATGAGGTATTTATAGATGACACTGTTACTCTCAGTACTGACATGAGTCTGAAAACTATGTTATTGTTGGACAGAGAGAGTTTCCACAGTTAGAAAGCTTACCGTCGAGCTCTGATAAATGTTACTTTCCCAATGCGACTTCTGTGCCAAGTCCAAGAGCAGCCGAACTCTCCGTTGTAATTCTGAGCAGAGCACTTTAAATAATCCTCTGCTAAGAGAAGAAAATAGTGagttgaaatacttttttttgccaaattttAGCAGCTGTGATATTTTAAATCAGACTATACCTTCTTCAGTTTTCACCAGAATCTTCCTCATCTTGGTTTGGTCTTCTTGAATCAGGACCACAGTGTAATTGAGGAGTGATCCATCCTTGTTGTGGCAGGTGTAGTTGCCCCCTCCTAAGCTATCCTCCAGCGTTATCGTGTACGAgttccctctctgtgtgtcctcCACTCCATTCTTCTTCCAAAATATATCCTGACCCTTGTCATCTCTCCTCATTAGCTCCTCTGCAGAGACCAGGCAGTTGAGAGGTTGCTGGCCCAAAGAACCATCCACCTCTACAACCAGAACTAAAATAGCACATACAGTAGAGGAGGAATGAGGTTAAGGAAGGATTATTTCAACTTTGagtataatatattttcatgaagATCATACATACTGTTTGGCAGGAGAGTCTGGTGACTTGGGGATTTTTGGCAACTGAATTGTAGAAATGTGCAAATGATGCCAACCACAAAAAAATTCATCTgggagaaggaaaaacaaacaaacaaaaaaacaacagatgttAAATCATCAATAGACAACATCTTGAGTTAATAGGACAAAAAGTCATACCATTTCTGTTCTAATTAATCCATATATTGATTTAAGTCAATTAATTCACCAAGAAAATAATAACTGAACAGTATAATAGCAAATTAATTGTTCAGAacaaaacccaaagaaaaaacaagacatcacAAAATTTGAGTCAAGCTTACATTAGCCTATGCTCATGTTTCATGTGTCAGGTTTTCTGacaatttttgttttcagacacattcctctctttattttctatttatacacaccagtaatcacctttgaccaggtgcaatgacattgatcaatacaattttgagaatatatcaaattgtcacaatcatttcatgagaagaagtaaaaaatattttattccaactttacgGGCAACAGTGTACATTACTACCACATCAATTGTGTCAATATACATGTGATCAAAACAAAGAGACAGTTCAGTTCAGTAAAATCAGTTTCCATCCAGGTGAACTATGAAACTACAAACAATGccaaaaactttaaaattaaCTCCCATCAGTTTCAATTCAGTCTCgagaaatataaaacaattattataaaattgaatgtgcagtacaaaaaaaaagcacatattttcatgtgattaatattttatcatatttgcATCAACTATCCATCATGATATCCTAAAAAGCATCTAGATAAAAGTGAAACCATTTAATTAGCAATATGAACCATTTAGTTCATAATAGCCTATTTGGTTAGGAACAAGTCTGGTTAATAATCAtagacacatatacatacataaataaacacactttttaccATTTGATTTTAAACCAACAAGATAGAAATACACATTGTTCTGTTCCTTGCAGAACAATGTATAGCATCTGTTCGTCCTTTTAAAGGTAaacaagcaacaacaacaacagcaacaacagatTAACTGTATAAGTCATTATAGAGACTTACCTTGTCGTTAATGTCCAGAATGAAATACTGGCGATCCTGTGTGACTTTTATGTGAGTGACTGACATTTCAGGGACAAATTCCCCAACATCGCCTAGAATAGAAAAGTCCAGAGGAACTTCACTTTCCAGCTGGGCTGTTGTATGAGCAGAGGTACTCAACAGTCCTTTACTCACTTCCAGTTAATGCTCTTCACTGACTAATGCAGCAATTTTAAATCACCCTTTAcatacttttgtctttttacccTTTGACATATTGTTTGCTAGCTGTAGCTGTGCAGCACTGCTTCACTTTAAGCTTCCctatttcattttcagtttcttctttgTCAATACCTTATTTGACAGGCACCATGCAGGGTGACACTTAGTTGTGACCAATATTGCCAGGCCTTCTGAAATGCCTCAGCACCCTGTTGCACAGTCCCAGCAGGGGTTTTTGTTTGCCgtctttttattctctctcatgaaaaaagaaagagagagaaaaaaggacaaataataacaaaacaaaactgaatcCCCCTTGAGAAAATGACATATTCCCATgagaatataacatataacatattcCCATGGAGTAGTCTTTATAGCATTAAACCAAGCTATGCTAACCTGCATGCCATTTAGCAGGATGTCATCTTTAAAACAGGTTTGACAAATCAAACATTACTTTTGTTTGTCAGGTTTATTTATAGCCAAACAAAACCCTGCCTCAAAAGACATTGTAAAAGTGAGATAGATGGATAATCTTTACTCATGGCTCTATTGCTTAGGTCTGATAGACATGGAtcattttatgaaatatgaCAAAAGGGGAAAGCAAGGTAAATGTTACATGTAGACTTCAAGAAAACAGAAGTACACTAGTTTGAGCTGACCAGGTAAAAGAAGGACATCCAAAACCCAGCAAGAGTaagataaaatatcacaatggACAGCAAATTGGGCGATGAAACTGAGATAAGAAAAACGAAAACAGACATGAGCAGATTAGGGTGTGGGACTTGGCGCAGCTATGTAGACAAACACTGTAACACAACAggccaaaagtgaagccaaaccCTTTACATCATTATAAAAGATCCACACTGGAATTTCTCTCATTGAGTAattctttatttatgtattgaAAAGTTATAATGAACTTTCGAGTCACCCACATctcattttctttgcatttacCTGTTACTTCAGGTTTTGAGAGATAGAAGTTCTCAAGGGTGGAATTTCTCTCTGGACTTTCCTGTTTTGCATATATCATTACTTCACTATTTAGACCTTATCTATATGTAACCTGGCAAcatggattaaaatgatcatggTCAATTAATTACaggtttttatgatttttttatggACAATGATCATTCCTGTGTTAGTGTTGTAGTCTATATAATGTCTGAAAATCTGATATCATCATCTGATAGTTTTTCAGGATAATCTGAGCTGTTTAACAGTAGGATTTCTTTAACAGCTCAAACACATATATAACATTGATTTATCAGTGGACCCaaactgaaaattattattaataaattaactattttaaattaactaaactatttaaaaaacgCACCACACAgtaggttattattattattattattatttttttttatagattataCACCAGTGTATACAAggatgttggattttttttgttctcctttCCCAATATAAAATGGAAGTGGCAATCTGCATCAAGTGTCTAATTTAAGAGGTAAAGTACACTACTTTATGACAATTTTAAGAGAATTTCTCATAAGCATGACTTGATTGTTTCAGAAGTTTGCTTCGGAAAATGACAAACTGCTTTTGTCTTGGACAGCCCAGCGGTAAAGCATACACACAGTGAATTTTCATAAATGATCAACAATAtatgtgattgttttttctattacattacattactacATCCCCTTTATCCCAGATAAGACTATATGGATTTCTGTTTACAAGGTATAGGAGTTACTTATGTTTAGTGTCTAATTAGACCCAAACAAAAGTAACATCATTATGCAGGACAACAGACTATATATTACTTTATGTGTGACTACATGAGTATAACGTTGTACAAAAACAGccaatataacataaaaaacatgaaaatgtccGTATTTGGTTAATAACAAAGTATTTACCGTAAAAACCGGTGTGtaagacgcacctttaacgcaatatttttcatttaaaagtggggtgcgtctaccggtgtgtcctattcaccagtaaaacACAGAGAATGGTCGGATCTGCATATGATTATAGCTATTTAAAGGGCTGTCTACACTAAAAACGATCACtataactttaaacataatgatgtgcgcgcacacttatgaactataacgtcctataaacagcggtgtcaagcaCGCGCTGCACACTCCAGCTGTTTCGGCAGCTAATGAATATAGAAAGGCTATCGATGACCCGCTAATGCTGTTAGttgtac
This window harbors:
- the il12ba gene encoding interleukin 12Ba, whose product is MPHLFEYAKSAQLESEVPLDFSILGDVGEFVPEMSVTHIKVTQDRQYFILDINDKMNFFVVGIICTFLQFSCQKSPSHQTLLPNILVVEVDGSLGQQPLNCLVSAEELMRRDDKGQDIFWKKNGVEDTQRGNSYTITLEDSLGGGNYTCHNKDGSLLNYTVVLIQEDQTKMRKILVKTEEEDYLKCSAQNYNGEFGCSWTWHRSRIGKVTFIRARRLEDGDTQCSVDTSGQHWTCSSSHRNFSCSVDRTGNQISCLDEQHCPYAEESQQIHITVYVKTELFLVENYSKHFHLSAIVKPDKVEISKINATMIKWTYPSSWSSPYSYFPLTFQITQLRRGCKRCGNPCTDSKAIKTLTVHSTDICSFEVKRKAKTVCVRAKDALCDSQWSEWSHFRLKRNKDNKKNKHKRQHYRNRE